One part of the Tachysurus vachellii isolate PV-2020 chromosome 6, HZAU_Pvac_v1, whole genome shotgun sequence genome encodes these proteins:
- the cfd gene encoding complement factor D isoform X1 has protein sequence MCSLQVILASALCYAFLLPEGECITGGKESTPHSRPYMASLQLEGKHNCGGFLISREWVMSAAHCFQDSSNYKIVLGAHSLSQEEDTKQTFDVAAVYNHPDFNINNYDNDIALVKLSQSVTETDAVKPVKFQRSGGSDPGTDASVETAGWGKLDNLGNRPDKLHEVTVAVIKRRTCGRSNSYGESFTTNMLCAGKQLKDTCDGDSGGPLLYNGIAVGITSNGGRSCGSTRKPGLYTIISHYDDWITSTMSQ, from the exons ATGTGTTCTCTACAAGTGATCCTTGCTTCAGCTCTCTGCTATGCATTCCTCCTTCCTG AAGGTGAGTGTATCACAGGAGGGAAGGAATCTACACCACACTCCCGTCCCTATATGGCCTCACTGCAGCTGGAAGGCAAACACAACTGTGGTGGATTTCTGATCTCTCGTGAGTGGGTTATGAGTGCCGCACACTGCTTTCAGGACAG CAGTAATTATAAGATTGTGTTGGGCGCTCATTCCCTATCCCAGGAAGAGGACACGAAACAAACGTTTGATGTGGCTGCTGTCTATAATCATCCCGATTTCAACATTAATAACTATGATAATGATATTGCACTGGTTAAG ctaagtcagtcagtcacagagACTGATGCAGTGAAGCCTGTGAAGTTCCAGAGATCAGGAGGGAGTGATCCTGGTACAGATGCGTCTGTGGAAACTGCAGGGTGGGGCAAATTAGACAATCTTGGCAACCGGCCAGATAAACTGCATGAAGTGACTGTTGCTGTTATAAAGAGACGTACCTGTGGTCGCAGTAACTCCTATGGGGAATCATTTACAACAAATATGCTCTGTGCTGGAAAACAACTCAAGGACACCTGCGAT GGTGATTCTGGTGGTCCTTTGCTCTATAATGGCATTGCTGTGGGAATAACCTCAAATGGAGGGAGGAGTTGTGGTTCCACCAGGAAGCCTGGACTCTACACCATAATATCACATTATGATGACTGGATCACCAGCACTATGTCCCAGTAA
- the cfd gene encoding complement factor D isoform X2 — protein MCSLQVILASALCYAFLLPGECITGGKESTPHSRPYMASLQLEGKHNCGGFLISREWVMSAAHCFQDSSNYKIVLGAHSLSQEEDTKQTFDVAAVYNHPDFNINNYDNDIALVKLSQSVTETDAVKPVKFQRSGGSDPGTDASVETAGWGKLDNLGNRPDKLHEVTVAVIKRRTCGRSNSYGESFTTNMLCAGKQLKDTCDGDSGGPLLYNGIAVGITSNGGRSCGSTRKPGLYTIISHYDDWITSTMSQ, from the exons ATGTGTTCTCTACAAGTGATCCTTGCTTCAGCTCTCTGCTATGCATTCCTCCTTCCTG GTGAGTGTATCACAGGAGGGAAGGAATCTACACCACACTCCCGTCCCTATATGGCCTCACTGCAGCTGGAAGGCAAACACAACTGTGGTGGATTTCTGATCTCTCGTGAGTGGGTTATGAGTGCCGCACACTGCTTTCAGGACAG CAGTAATTATAAGATTGTGTTGGGCGCTCATTCCCTATCCCAGGAAGAGGACACGAAACAAACGTTTGATGTGGCTGCTGTCTATAATCATCCCGATTTCAACATTAATAACTATGATAATGATATTGCACTGGTTAAG ctaagtcagtcagtcacagagACTGATGCAGTGAAGCCTGTGAAGTTCCAGAGATCAGGAGGGAGTGATCCTGGTACAGATGCGTCTGTGGAAACTGCAGGGTGGGGCAAATTAGACAATCTTGGCAACCGGCCAGATAAACTGCATGAAGTGACTGTTGCTGTTATAAAGAGACGTACCTGTGGTCGCAGTAACTCCTATGGGGAATCATTTACAACAAATATGCTCTGTGCTGGAAAACAACTCAAGGACACCTGCGAT GGTGATTCTGGTGGTCCTTTGCTCTATAATGGCATTGCTGTGGGAATAACCTCAAATGGAGGGAGGAGTTGTGGTTCCACCAGGAAGCCTGGACTCTACACCATAATATCACATTATGATGACTGGATCACCAGCACTATGTCCCAGTAA